From a single Endozoicomonas euniceicola genomic region:
- a CDS encoding DUF4277 domain-containing protein, whose product MQPHQFHIQRIDYTGLVAGMCKELGIPNLLDSLVPRQQTR is encoded by the coding sequence ATGCAACCTCATCAATTTCACATTCAACGCATAGACTATACGGGGTTGGTGGCCGGTATGTGCAAAGAGCTCGGGATCCCTAACCTTCTGGATTCTCTGGTTCCAAGACAGCAAACCAGATAG
- the sstT gene encoding serine/threonine transporter SstT: MNQVQSMFERMMSVSLVLRIVIGIALGTLIAVASPATAGSVAILGSLFVRALQAVAPILVFVLVMSSIANQKKGQHTNIRPIVTLYLLGTLAAAFTAVALSFLSPVTLSLVTEGASATPPEGIGEVLNTLLFRIVQNPFEALLDGNFIGILAWAVGLGVVLQHASDTTKDTLRDLSDAVSSIVRFVIQLAPFGIFGLVANTLASTGFSALAGYAHLLAILVGCMLIIALGVNPLIVFLKTRQNPYPLVLRCIRESGVTAFFTRSSAANIPVNMQLCKNLKLHEDTYSVSIPLGATINMGGAAITITVMTLAAVNTLGIQVDIATTLILSVVAAVSACGASGVAGGSLLLIPLACSLFGIPNEVAMQVVAVGFIIGVIQDSVETALNSSTDVVFTATACIAAEQSGSTVVSGQKAQA; this comes from the coding sequence ATGAATCAAGTTCAGTCGATGTTTGAGCGAATGATGAGCGTAAGTCTGGTACTCAGAATCGTTATCGGTATTGCTCTGGGAACCCTGATTGCAGTTGCTTCTCCTGCGACTGCCGGCTCCGTCGCCATTCTGGGCTCGCTGTTTGTAAGAGCATTGCAGGCCGTTGCCCCGATTCTGGTCTTTGTTTTGGTAATGTCATCTATTGCCAACCAGAAGAAAGGTCAGCATACCAACATCCGTCCCATTGTAACCCTGTACCTGCTTGGCACCCTGGCTGCTGCCTTTACCGCAGTGGCCCTGAGCTTCCTGTCTCCGGTCACATTGAGTCTGGTCACAGAAGGTGCCAGCGCAACGCCGCCGGAAGGTATTGGAGAAGTACTGAACACACTGCTGTTCCGTATTGTCCAGAACCCGTTTGAAGCACTGCTGGATGGTAACTTTATCGGTATCCTGGCCTGGGCCGTTGGTCTGGGAGTCGTACTGCAACATGCTTCCGACACCACCAAAGACACCCTGCGGGATCTGTCCGATGCTGTTTCCAGCATTGTCCGTTTCGTCATTCAGCTGGCACCTTTCGGTATCTTTGGCCTGGTGGCAAATACCCTTGCCAGCACCGGCTTCTCTGCACTGGCAGGCTACGCACATCTGCTGGCGATTCTGGTAGGCTGTATGCTGATTATTGCCCTGGGGGTTAACCCCCTGATCGTCTTCCTGAAGACCCGCCAGAATCCATACCCACTGGTGCTACGCTGCATTCGTGAAAGTGGCGTTACTGCCTTTTTCACCCGCAGCTCTGCCGCTAATATCCCGGTGAACATGCAGCTGTGTAAAAACCTGAAACTGCATGAAGATACTTATTCAGTGTCCATTCCACTGGGGGCAACCATCAATATGGGCGGTGCGGCGATCACAATCACTGTAATGACGCTGGCAGCGGTTAATACTCTGGGTATTCAGGTGGATATCGCTACTACCCTTATCCTGAGTGTGGTAGCGGCTGTTTCCGCCTGTGGTGCTTCCGGTGTTGCCGGTGGCTCACTGCTGCTGATCCCTCTCGCCTGTAGCTTGTTTGGTATTCCCAACGAAGTGGCGATGCAGGTGGTAGCCGTCGGCTTTATTATCGGTGTGATTCAGGATTCTGTTGAAACCGCCCTGAACAGCTCTACCGATGTCGTCTTCACTGCTACAGCCTGTATTGCTGCCGAACAGAGCGGCTCTACTGTGGTATCCGGGCAGAAAGCTCAAGCCTGA
- a CDS encoding GNAT family N-acetyltransferase, translated as MTPSNTIVNSNANTTLSLHELLRGVPCTLDDNYQLSLITEADIDDLVTMLQDDEVTEFLWFAPASEQFYWDYFAPMAAQNALAMSGEGEPVMTLIIRDSHTQALAGNAAIIPMGMIPGVYEIGYQLARKFWGKGLATSVSRLLLRYGFEQLNAHKIVADCYASNKGSERVMQKIGMVKEGHQKDFYPYRGGLDDRIHYGISR; from the coding sequence ATGACACCTTCAAACACAATTGTAAATTCAAACGCAAACACAACCCTGTCTTTACATGAACTGCTCCGGGGCGTTCCTTGCACTTTGGATGATAACTATCAACTGTCGTTGATTACTGAGGCCGATATTGATGATCTGGTTACCATGCTACAAGACGACGAGGTGACAGAATTTCTCTGGTTTGCCCCCGCGTCTGAACAGTTCTACTGGGACTACTTCGCGCCAATGGCTGCACAGAATGCTCTGGCCATGTCAGGAGAAGGTGAGCCAGTGATGACCTTGATCATCCGGGATAGCCATACACAGGCACTGGCAGGTAATGCCGCCATCATCCCCATGGGCATGATTCCCGGTGTTTATGAAATAGGCTATCAGCTGGCGCGAAAGTTCTGGGGCAAAGGGCTGGCAACCAGCGTCAGCAGGCTGTTACTGCGCTACGGCTTTGAACAGCTGAATGCTCATAAGATCGTTGCTGACTGTTACGCCAGCAATAAAGGTTCAGAACGAGTTATGCAGAAAATAGGAATGGTCAAGGAAGGTCATCAGAAAGACTTCTACCCATACCGGGGTGGACTGGACGACCGAATACATTACGGCATCAGCAGATAG
- a CDS encoding NADPH-dependent 2,4-dienoyl-CoA reductase — protein MTMSAEVHPLYPNLFQPLDLGFTTLKNRVIMGSMHTYLEEQGKFKELGAYYAERAKGGAGLIVSGGIAPNQAAGGMPGASAMSTEADIEHHLPLTRAVHDEGGKICMQILHTGRYGVHPAIIAPSAKKSPITPFVPKALTSDEIEKEISDFANCAKLAQKAGYDGVEIMGSEGYFLNQFITREVNERDDEWGGDYHNRIKLPIEVVRRTRQAVGESFIIIYRLSMLDLVKGGSTWDEIVELGKAIEQAGATIINTGIGWHEARIPTIATMVPRAAFTSVTARIRSELSIPVITSNRINMPDTAEEVLAKGDADLISMARPFLADPEWVNKAEQQHADEINTCIGCNQACLDHVFQLKPVSCLVNPRACDETRLNYLPAKTPKKLAVVGAGPAGLAFATTAASRGHKVTLFEASDRIGGQFNIAKTVPGKEEFNETLRYFQRQIELTGVTLKLNTTVVAEDLDNSDFDDVIVATGVTPRTPDIEGINHPKVLSYLEAFQGAEVGKTVAIIGAGGIGFDLSEFLTQNGPSTSLDPAAFMEEWGVDLEVKHRGGLVSGHETETPARKVYLLQRKSQKPGSNLGKTTGWIHRSTLARRGVKMLHSCEYEKIDDQGLHIKVEGRSEILPVDHVILCAGQEPLRTLADSITDKPVHLIGGADVAAELDAKRAINQGCHLAAAI, from the coding sequence ATGACGATGTCAGCTGAAGTACACCCTCTTTATCCAAACCTGTTCCAGCCTCTGGACCTGGGTTTTACCACACTGAAGAATCGCGTCATCATGGGCTCCATGCACACCTATCTCGAAGAACAGGGCAAGTTCAAAGAGCTGGGTGCCTATTACGCAGAACGGGCTAAAGGTGGCGCGGGTCTGATCGTCTCTGGCGGAATTGCACCCAATCAGGCAGCCGGAGGGATGCCCGGTGCTTCTGCCATGTCTACGGAGGCAGACATTGAGCACCACCTGCCTCTGACCAGAGCAGTACACGACGAAGGCGGTAAAATCTGCATGCAGATTCTGCACACCGGCCGCTATGGGGTCCACCCCGCCATTATTGCGCCCAGCGCCAAAAAGTCACCGATTACGCCTTTTGTCCCCAAAGCCTTAACCAGCGATGAAATCGAAAAAGAAATCAGTGACTTTGCAAACTGCGCCAAACTGGCACAGAAAGCGGGCTATGATGGTGTGGAAATCATGGGCTCCGAAGGCTATTTCCTCAATCAATTCATCACCAGGGAAGTCAATGAAAGGGACGATGAATGGGGCGGCGATTACCACAACCGGATAAAGCTACCAATAGAAGTAGTCCGTCGTACACGGCAGGCCGTTGGAGAAAGCTTTATTATTATCTATCGCCTGTCGATGCTTGATCTGGTTAAAGGTGGCAGCACCTGGGATGAAATCGTCGAGCTGGGCAAAGCCATTGAGCAGGCAGGTGCAACCATTATTAATACCGGCATTGGCTGGCATGAAGCCCGTATTCCCACCATTGCCACCATGGTTCCCAGGGCAGCATTTACTTCCGTCACAGCAAGAATCCGTTCAGAACTGTCGATACCGGTCATCACCTCAAACCGGATCAATATGCCCGATACCGCCGAGGAAGTCCTGGCAAAAGGCGACGCTGATCTTATATCCATGGCCCGCCCTTTCCTGGCAGACCCGGAATGGGTCAACAAGGCGGAACAGCAACACGCCGACGAAATCAACACCTGCATTGGCTGTAATCAGGCCTGTCTGGATCATGTGTTTCAGTTGAAGCCGGTCAGCTGCCTGGTTAATCCAAGAGCCTGTGATGAAACCCGGCTAAACTACCTGCCTGCTAAAACGCCCAAAAAGCTGGCGGTCGTCGGTGCCGGCCCGGCCGGACTGGCTTTTGCGACAACGGCGGCATCAAGAGGCCATAAAGTCACCTTATTTGAAGCGTCTGACCGGATTGGCGGGCAGTTTAACATTGCCAAAACCGTACCCGGCAAAGAAGAGTTCAATGAAACCCTGCGCTATTTCCAGCGTCAGATTGAGTTAACCGGAGTGACTCTAAAACTCAATACGACAGTCGTAGCAGAAGACCTGGACAACAGTGATTTTGACGACGTGATTGTTGCCACCGGTGTCACCCCGAGAACGCCAGACATAGAAGGCATCAACCACCCCAAAGTACTCAGTTACCTGGAAGCTTTTCAGGGGGCAGAAGTGGGCAAGACAGTCGCCATTATCGGAGCCGGCGGTATCGGTTTTGACCTGTCAGAATTCCTGACCCAGAACGGTCCGTCCACCAGCCTTGACCCGGCTGCTTTTATGGAGGAATGGGGCGTTGATCTGGAAGTCAAACACCGGGGTGGACTGGTGTCCGGGCATGAAACTGAAACACCGGCTCGCAAGGTTTACCTGTTACAGCGAAAAAGCCAGAAACCCGGCAGCAACCTGGGTAAAACCACCGGTTGGATTCATCGCTCAACTCTGGCCAGGCGTGGCGTAAAAATGCTGCACTCCTGCGAATACGAAAAAATTGATGATCAGGGATTGCATATAAAAGTCGAAGGCCGGTCAGAAATTCTGCCCGTCGATCATGTGATTCTCTGTGCCGGGCAGGAACCGTTGAGAACCCTCGCCGACTCGATAACTGACAAGCCTGTTCACCTGATTGGTGGAGCCGATGTGGCTGCCGAGCTGGATGCCAAGCGGGCCATCAATCAGGGATGTCATCTGGCCGCTGCCATTTGA
- a CDS encoding YjiH family protein, whose product MKQFAALSTTNKQPYGLTEWMAFVIPSLLGILLFITPVSVGEQFTIPVALLAAALKGAIGDSIAPLITLIIIFTGVMTLVTKALKPDFISNSSFLSGLFNVSPVWSLVRILGMAFAVLSLFKVGPVAIWSEATGGMVLFSLLPTLFSVFIFAGLLLPLLMNFGLLELLGALLTKVMRPVFGLPGRAAVDCIASWLGDGSVGILMTSKQYETKHYTQREAAVIGTTFSTVSITFSLVVIAQVGLEHMFGPFYLTVFLASVVAAIIVPKLPPLSNKKDLYITGELRKDDSDIIPDGQSPFSWGVSNAINKATEADNHPAKIFKDGLKNAIDMVFGVLPVVMAIGTVALVVSEYTPVFNYLGMPFIPLLELLQIPEAELASRTMMAGFADMFVPSILAASIETEMTRFVIAALSLTQLIYLSEVGALLLGSKVPVSLGELFTIFILRTLVTLPVIAVMAHLIF is encoded by the coding sequence ATGAAGCAGTTTGCAGCCTTAAGCACCACCAATAAACAACCTTATGGATTAACAGAATGGATGGCATTTGTTATCCCATCACTTCTGGGTATCTTGTTATTCATTACTCCGGTCAGCGTAGGTGAACAATTCACCATCCCCGTTGCCCTGTTGGCAGCCGCTTTAAAAGGCGCCATTGGCGACTCGATTGCGCCATTAATCACGCTGATCATTATCTTTACCGGAGTAATGACTCTGGTAACAAAAGCGCTCAAACCCGACTTTATCAGTAACTCTTCCTTCCTGTCAGGACTGTTTAATGTCAGCCCTGTCTGGAGTCTGGTACGTATTCTGGGTATGGCTTTTGCTGTTCTCAGCCTGTTTAAAGTGGGCCCTGTCGCTATCTGGTCAGAAGCCACGGGCGGCATGGTTCTCTTTTCCCTGCTGCCAACCCTGTTTTCTGTGTTTATCTTTGCTGGCCTGCTGCTGCCACTGTTAATGAACTTTGGCCTGCTGGAACTTCTGGGGGCATTGCTGACAAAAGTCATGAGACCGGTATTTGGCCTGCCGGGCCGTGCAGCCGTTGACTGTATTGCCTCCTGGCTCGGCGACGGCAGTGTCGGTATTCTGATGACCAGCAAACAGTATGAAACCAAACATTACACCCAACGGGAAGCCGCCGTTATCGGTACCACCTTCTCCACCGTATCCATTACCTTCTCTCTGGTTGTTATTGCCCAGGTCGGGCTGGAACACATGTTTGGACCTTTTTACCTGACAGTCTTTCTGGCAAGTGTTGTCGCTGCCATCATTGTTCCCAAGCTGCCTCCTTTGTCTAACAAGAAAGATCTGTACATCACCGGCGAACTGCGTAAAGACGACAGTGATATAATTCCTGATGGTCAGAGCCCATTCTCCTGGGGTGTCAGCAATGCCATTAACAAGGCGACTGAGGCAGACAACCATCCCGCTAAAATATTCAAAGACGGATTAAAGAATGCCATCGACATGGTGTTTGGTGTGCTGCCCGTCGTGATGGCGATCGGTACAGTTGCGCTGGTCGTTTCAGAATACACGCCTGTTTTCAACTATCTGGGCATGCCTTTCATCCCATTGCTGGAACTGCTGCAGATTCCTGAGGCAGAGCTGGCTTCCAGAACCATGATGGCAGGCTTTGCGGACATGTTTGTACCGTCCATTCTGGCTGCGTCCATCGAAACAGAAATGACACGGTTTGTGATTGCGGCCCTGTCCCTGACACAGCTGATCTATCTGTCAGAAGTCGGCGCTCTACTGCTGGGCAGTAAGGTGCCTGTTTCTCTGGGTGAACTGTTCACGATCTTCATCCTGAGAACCCTGGTCACCCTGCCTGTGATCGCCGTTATGGCTCACCTGATCTTCTGA
- a CDS encoding RNA-guided endonuclease InsQ/TnpB family protein: MNAAPLRAKVHREIVGKVKSVTLSRTLTGKYFASILADDTQEQPKQIDNLEANQVVGVDMGITDLAITSTGHKTGNPRFLKKAQRNLKRKQQALSRCKKGSKGRHKARLLVAKAHECVAFARNDFQHKLSKQLIDENQAVIVETLKVKNMLKNKRLARSIADAGWHSLITKLEYKAKQEGKHLVKIDQWFASSKTCSVCDLKQEKMPLRIRSWECSCGAIHDRDINAARNIKKQGILKLKAEGLSVSADGGLRKSGRLSVAA, from the coding sequence TTGAATGCTGCGCCCCTAAGGGCTAAAGTGCATCGTGAAATAGTGGGTAAGGTGAAGTCTGTCACCCTGAGCAGAACGCTAACCGGCAAGTATTTTGCCTCCATATTGGCTGATGATACCCAGGAACAACCAAAACAGATTGATAATCTTGAAGCTAATCAGGTTGTCGGTGTTGATATGGGGATTACTGATCTGGCTATCACCAGTACCGGCCATAAGACTGGCAATCCTCGCTTTCTGAAAAAAGCACAACGTAACCTGAAAAGAAAACAACAGGCTCTATCTCGCTGCAAGAAAGGCTCAAAAGGTAGGCACAAAGCCCGTTTATTGGTGGCAAAGGCGCATGAGTGTGTAGCCTTTGCCCGTAATGATTTTCAGCATAAGCTATCAAAACAACTCATCGACGAAAACCAAGCGGTGATTGTGGAGACACTGAAAGTTAAAAACATGCTCAAGAACAAGCGTCTTGCTCGTTCTATTGCTGATGCTGGCTGGCACTCACTGATAACCAAACTCGAATACAAGGCAAAGCAGGAAGGTAAACATCTGGTGAAGATAGACCAGTGGTTTGCATCCTCTAAAACTTGCTCAGTCTGCGATTTGAAACAGGAAAAAATGCCATTGAGAATCCGATCATGGGAGTGTAGCTGTGGTGCTATCCATGACCGGGATATTAATGCAGCTCGCAATATCAAGAAGCAAGGCATATTGAAATTAAAGGCGGAAGGACTGTCCGTTTCTGCTGATGGAGGCTTGCGTAAATCCGGCAGACTGTCGGTTGCTGCCTAA
- a CDS encoding RNA-guided endonuclease InsQ/TnpB family protein, with amino-acid sequence MLRATKVRIYPTSEQAEFLDRQFDAVRFVWNKALAIKVHYYKVRGQSLSPKKHLKPLLAKAKKSRKYSWLKNADSIALQQATINLDTAFQNFFNPKLQARFPRFKKKHGKQSSYHCTFVSVGDNWIKIPKRKPIRGTEG; translated from the coding sequence ATGCTGAGAGCCACCAAAGTACGAATCTATCCAACATCAGAGCAGGCGGAATTTCTCGACCGTCAGTTTGATGCTGTGCGGTTCGTATGGAACAAGGCCCTGGCTATTAAGGTTCATTATTACAAGGTTCGTGGGCAGAGCCTTTCTCCCAAAAAACACCTGAAGCCCTTGCTGGCAAAAGCCAAGAAAAGCCGAAAGTACTCATGGCTGAAAAACGCTGACTCTATTGCACTGCAACAGGCCACTATCAATCTGGATACGGCCTTTCAAAACTTTTTCAATCCCAAATTGCAGGCAAGATTTCCTCGCTTCAAGAAAAAGCATGGCAAGCAAAGTAGCTACCATTGTACGTTTGTCTCTGTGGGCGATAACTGGATAAAAATCCCCAAGCGCAAGCCCATAAGGGGAACGGAAGGTTAG
- the tnpA gene encoding IS200/IS605 family transposase, which produces MSAHNKDLLKGYLRKRHSVTKLVVHLVFTTKYRRKLFDGYMIKQLRESFESACEKLECQLLEMDGEKDHVHLLVAYPPKLAISVMVNNLKSTSSRRLRMLNTHLTAQSKAGLMWSRSYFACSAGGATIETLKDYVNSQSTPD; this is translated from the coding sequence GTGAGCGCACACAATAAAGATTTGCTTAAAGGGTATCTTCGCAAACGACATAGCGTTACCAAGCTGGTTGTTCATTTGGTGTTCACGACAAAGTACAGGCGAAAGCTTTTTGATGGCTATATGATCAAGCAGTTACGGGAGTCGTTCGAGAGTGCATGTGAAAAACTGGAATGCCAGTTACTTGAAATGGATGGCGAAAAAGATCACGTACACCTGTTGGTCGCCTACCCACCAAAACTGGCTATCAGTGTCATGGTAAATAATCTCAAATCAACATCATCAAGACGGTTGCGAATGCTGAATACCCACCTTACTGCTCAGAGCAAAGCAGGCTTAATGTGGTCAAGGTCTTACTTTGCTTGCAGTGCTGGCGGTGCAACTATCGAGACTCTGAAGGACTACGTTAATAGCCAGAGTACACCAGATTGA